From the genome of Prunus persica cultivar Lovell chromosome G8, Prunus_persica_NCBIv2, whole genome shotgun sequence:
AACATAAATGATAAGTCACAACTAAAGATTAGCACCTAGCATAAAGAATATACAGTAAAAATATACCCTTTGAAAACACCACCTAACCTTTTCTAGTTAAATCACTGTAATAAGTATACTTCTTGAAATCTGTGGGAACAAAAATTAACTCAGGACATAATTTCCGAGCAATGAAACCAGGCATCGCAGCACGAACCCCAAATCTCCGTGCCTACAAAGTGGCGGGATCAAATTCCCCATATACATTCATAAGACAAATGCAGGCAGGACAAACAATTTTCAAGTATGGAATTCCATTTCAACCCAGGTTAATAACAATTGTAATGTAAAGTATTTGCACCTCATAATTAGCAGTGGAGATCATAGACATGCCACCAACGGCCATGGGCTTCCCTTTCAACGAAGGGTCGCTTAAAGTCTCGACAGCTGCATAGAAAGCATCCATATCCACATGTACCCAAATCCTTGAAAGGTCACGCGTGGCTTCAAGCTCTAAGATTATCTTATCAGCGACCTAGAAGAAGACACAATTGCAATCAAGCccacaattttttaaattaaatttttttttttaaaacccagaAAAGTAGCACAAATTGAAATGGTGGGTACTAAATTTACCGTTTGATAGTGAGCCAAATCTGCTGGTTTGAGCTTCGCACATCGAGCTCGCATGTTTTCTATCTTTTCTCTAATGAAGGCCTCTTTGCGTTCCTCGTTTCTAAAGTACTGCGACCCTTTACTCATTTCATACACTATCCTCTGAACTTTCTCTTTGTCCACGCCTTCCATGCcttaaatttcaaaaatttgcAATAAAACGAAATAAGGCTTACTCAATGAACATTCAGGTATGtaaatttgattgaaattcATAGTTCAATATCATGAACCCTaggatttctttttctgtaaGAGATTCtgatttgggttttgggtgataATACGTACCGGCTTTAGCATTGGTGTAAGCAGTGTTGTAACACTGCCAGGGCCGAGCAGTATCGCCGGAGGATTCGGTGTTCGCCATGGCCAACATTATTTCGCTCCAAAAGCTTGCTCTGCAAGATGAAGAAGACGAGGGAAAGTATGAGAATAGAATAGGGCTAGGTGCCTAGGCCCATATAtctcaatttaaaatttaaaacataaaGCCCAAGAAAAATTAGCCCTCAactgttaaaatattaaaacacaaaatccaagaaaaagaCAGCCCAAACTGTTTATTAGTGTCTCCAGGCCGAGGTCTATTTTTATTGTGCTACTCTTAAACCTTagaattttaaatgaaaaacacaataaaaaTTCTTAGAAATTAGCACTCTTAAAATTAAgtaaatgtatttttttttaaattaagaaGTTCAACATTAGGAATCGTGAATGCACACCGACGGTCAATATTAGGAATCGTTAATGCAATTTTTCCTACTTTTCATAATTGTTACacatgaaattgcacaatgtTCTTTTCATAGTTTCCTTGAACTGTCACAGGAGTAAGAAGTTCAATAGAATGTCTCAAAGAGGCTAAGGCAGTGAGGGAACCAAGTGCCACTGAGCAAAGTGGCATGCCAACTTCATCTTATCCCtaagaagaaatttttttatggataTATCACTACTTTTTCACATTATCTTACTTGTTAATATGCAGTTTTATTATAATTCCTTATCATAATATATTAGATAGTCTTATTATAGATAATGTGTTGATATCATTGTCGTTAATAAAATGTATTGACACATTAGATATCTTGCAAAACAACATTCTTACTTCTTAAaagggtcatgctagggagaccaactttagataccaacttgtgtaccaactctctaatagaggtggagcccacccaTACACTGGGTCCCAGCCTGTAtaagagagttggtacacaagttggtatctaaagttggtctccctagcattttccttcttAAAATTACTTCAAGACGTGACCGAACATTTTCACTCCATTGTGCTAGAGTCACACTTAAAATAATGATGATAGCCCATGATTCTAGCCTCTTGGTTGTTGTTGCTTTGGATGTACAACAGATCCATTATTTGCTTTCCCATCATGGATAAACATGAATGCAATGATGACTCAAGGGAGTAATGGAATGACACAGAAGTTCAATGAACCACTTTTCCTCCATTTGTGAAAATCGTGCATATATTTTGAGCCTTTCTATCTTTAAAAAGAGAGTGTGTCACTACTCACCAAGCCAAATTATTAATTGTAATCTCCCACATTTGAACCCTAAACCTAAATACATCTAGATACCCTCCTTCTCCAATAGATCTCAATTCAAATCAATGTGGGGTAGGTGGAAGCACAAGCACTTCAATTATGTGTATGCTGATGTACGTAGATGGTGCTTTTATGTTGATATACAAGGTATATTTTGAATCAACCAATTAGGTTCTGTCAAGTGTAGCCAACTAGCTGCATAGTGCTAAAGCTTCCAACGATATGTCAATGTCTGAAATGGCTTTACGAATTGGGAAGAAGGTAAATGGCCCCTCCACCTACcatcaaatcaaaccctaaTTCCAGATAAGTAGAGGGAATCATCCTATACCAACCTGCCATGTTGAAACATTGGATTGAAGAGCAAAAACTTATGTTGGTGAGGATTGAGATTTTCACTTAAAATGCAGATAAAAAGAAGACCAAATTGGCCAATCTTTTTTTTACAATGAGATATTCATACcgattataatttataaggaGGAAAAATTGAACTCACATGAGAAAAGACGGACATATTAATTTGATCAAGTAATCTAACTCATATATGCAATTCcgtagattttatttttctagcaCCCTTATCTATTGCTCGAACTATCTACATTGCtcttttgaataaaaaatttaagttgAAGTGTGGGCTTGTAGGACCAATCAATTACTTAACTCATGCCAAAGAGAAATGGTTGCATGAAGGGGACATGAGCACATTTGACATCTTGGTtataaaaacatgaaaaaaagCAAGTCAATTCTTTATAGCAGAAAAAGAGATTGGGTGCATGTGAGGAATATGggcatttttttaattggacGGCGCAATAAACTCTGGtgaatgaaatttgaactGGGCCAGATGACGGTGACATATGGACACAGTAAGATGTTATTTTGTTTGCATCAATTGGTTAATTCTAgtgtaatttttcttttagcaAGATTGAGTATGAAATGAGATGTTAATTGGATTGATCCAGGTTTTCGATATGCTCCCAAATAATTATGAGTTCAAGTCCTTATGAGGTCTGTGTGTGTGATGATGGAtcgataaatttttttattttgtttatttagaTAATTGTTATAAAGtttacgaaaaaaaaaaagttaaatcaTAATACTTTACTGTTTCTTTTAAATGCGATTTATTAATCTAAATTTATGAATCACAGTTTAGGATTAAAATCTCATTACTGAAGATTTGTAACTTGCTTtctaagaaaaaaataaacatataattaaattaaagagtaattaaaataaagctggagaaagaagagaaaaaaaaaccctccaATTTCAGCCCACCACAAGGCGCGGAATTAAGTCTAGATTCACAGGAATCATCGACAAATTATTCAAGGCGATAAGGCGTTTCTCCCttgccaaaacgacgtcgctGTCACCGGCATCGTTGGAATCTACTACAGTggtatttaaaaagaaagctAACGGTcacatttttattaataacgAAGGAGCCATCCCCGTTACCTGCCGACAACCCTGAACTCCCTCACCGCCACACACAACTTTCCATTTTCCCACGTCTCCCTCCAAATATCCcaaaattatttgtaaatattcagtatatatatttctgaATTTCTTCCAAACCAATTTCCCTTTTcgtttaatttgaaaatttgggagagtGGATTTTATGATTTTACGAGATATGCAAGCCAACCCACTGCAATGGAAGGCCTCGCCGGGACTCGGTGTCGGGCTTGAAACGACGTCTTCGTCGCCGTTACCGTCGTTTTCGCAGCTGTCGTTGGGGAACTTGTCCGGTGGCACTTCTGTAAATAGCTTGAAAACCAGGGGTTTGTTTCTAGTGAAGGCTATGGAGGGCTCCAGGACGGCGAGCTTGAATGGGCACGCTGGGAATGCAGGTACTTAGCTGTGTTCTGAATTGCCCATCACCCATTTGTAATTTTGCATGTAGCTTTGGCTCTGGgtttttggaaattttttttaattgggttttttttttgaatttttggtaAATAGATAAAAATGCGAGCTTGCTGTCTTCGGTTGGAAATTCAACCAACATTCAGTGGCATGAGTGTTCATTGAACAAAAATGACAGGCAAAAGTTACTTAAACAAAAAGGGTGCGTGATATGGATCACTGGTCTCAGCGGCTCAggttggtgtttttttttttttttaaattaatttatttataaattttttaattcaaagttgtatctatatataaacTCTTCATGCTAATTTGTGgtggttgaaattttttatgtcaGAGATATGTGACATGTTTTATCTTGTTAAACTGTGAATTCTGATATGATTTCATTTGGATCAACGGTCTGATTCATAGCCTGACAACATCCATAACCCATCAGTGATGGGTTATGGATGTTGCATCAGGCTATGTGCCAAGAGAAAATTACTGATTGATTAGTTATATATTTGTTAGGGAAGAGCACTGTGGCTTGTGCTTTGGGTGGGAGTTTGTACCGCAGGGGAAAGCTGTCATACATTCTTGATGGGGACAATGTCAGGCATGGCTTGAACCGTGACCTTAGTTTTAAAGCAGAAGATCGTGCAGAGAACATTCGGAGGATTGGTACGTGTTTGCCTTAGATTAATCACTTTCGGTAATTAATAACGGT
Proteins encoded in this window:
- the LOC18767164 gene encoding adenylyl-sulfate kinase 3 isoform X2 — encoded protein: MILRDMQANPLQWKASPGLGVGLETTSSSPLPSFSQLSLGNLSGGTSVNSLKTRGLFLVKAMEGSRTASLNGHAGNADKNASLLSSVGNSTNIQWHECSLNKNDRQKLLKQKGCVIWITGLSGSGKSTVACALGGSLYRRGKLSYILDGDNVRHGLNRDLSFKAEDRAENIRRIGEVAKLFADAGVICIASLISPYRRDRDACRAMLPAGDFIEVFMDVPLQVCEARDSKGLYKLARAGKIKGFTGIDDPYEPPLNCEEYSAEWNER
- the LOC18767164 gene encoding adenylyl-sulfate kinase 3 isoform X1; this encodes MILRDMQANPLQWKASPGLGVGLETTSSSPLPSFSQLSLGNLSGGTSVNSLKTRGLFLVKAMEGSRTASLNGHAGNADKNASLLSSVGNSTNIQWHECSLNKNDRQKLLKQKGCVIWITGLSGSGKSTVACALGGSLYRRGKLSYILDGDNVRHGLNRDLSFKAEDRAENIRRIGEVAKLFADAGVICIASLISPYRRDRDACRAMLPAGDFIEVFMDVPLQVCEARDSKGLYKLARAGKIKGFTGIDDPYEPPLNCEIVLTHEGEVCASPCEMAEEVISYLEDKGFLEA